The genomic region TTTCAAGCATTGTCAGGGCAACAAAAAAACCGAAGGGACTAATAGTTACTTGTGTAACAAACTGGCTTATCAAGCCTTTTACAATGTATCTTATTGCAGCGTTTTTCTTGAAAGTAGTGTTCAGTAGGTGGATTGGTCCGGATTTAGCGACAGACTATCTTGCGGGTGCAGTATTATTAGGAGCCGCACCATGTACCGCTATGGTATTCATATGGAGTTATCTGACAAAAGGCGACCCCGCTTATACATTAGTTCAGGTGGCAGTTAATGACCTGATTATATTGTTTGCATTTACACCAATTGTAGCATTCCTGTTAGGTGTAAGTAATGTAAGTGTTCCTTATGACACGCTGGTATTATCAACAATTCTGTTTGTTGTTATTCCATTGGCAGGAGGGTACCTTACCAGAAGAAACATCATCAAACATAAGGGTATAGAGTATTTCGAGAACGTTTTTCTCAAGAAATTTGATAATGTAACTATCGTAGGTCTGCTTCTTACTTTAGTAATTATTTTCTCTTTCCAGGGTGAAATAATTTTAAGCAATCCTCTGCATATTATATTAATTGCGGTACCATTAATTATTCAGACGTTCTTTATATTCTTCATCGCATATGGATGGGCAAAGATATGGAAACTTCCCCATGATATAGCAGCCCCTGCAGGAATGATTGGAGCAAGCAACTTCTTTGAACTTGCTGTTGCAGTGGCTATTTCACTTTTTGGACTGGACTCTGGGGCCGCCCTTGCAACAGTTGTGGGAGTACTGGTTGAAGTTCCAGTAATGCTTACGCTTGTCAGAATAGCCAACAACACAAGGCACTGGTTTAAACAAGTTGATGAAAGAGGGGTATAAAGGACATATGAAAAAGAGAGTTGCATTTGTATGTGTCCACAACTCCTGCCGCTCTCAAATGGCAGAAGGTTGGGCAAAGAAATTGGGAAGTGACGTATTGGAAGCATATTCTGCAGGAACAGAAAATTACCCTGAAGTGAAACCGCTGGCAGT from Treponema sp. J25 harbors:
- the arsB gene encoding ACR3 family arsenite efflux transporter, whose product is MQENKGLVFFEKYLTVWVAVCIIVGVAIGQLVPSIPETLSKFEYANVSIPVAILIWLMIYPMMLKIDFSSIVRATKKPKGLIVTCVTNWLIKPFTMYLIAAFFLKVVFSRWIGPDLATDYLAGAVLLGAAPCTAMVFIWSYLTKGDPAYTLVQVAVNDLIILFAFTPIVAFLLGVSNVSVPYDTLVLSTILFVVIPLAGGYLTRRNIIKHKGIEYFENVFLKKFDNVTIVGLLLTLVIIFSFQGEIILSNPLHIILIAVPLIIQTFFIFFIAYGWAKIWKLPHDIAAPAGMIGASNFFELAVAVAISLFGLDSGAALATVVGVLVEVPVMLTLVRIANNTRHWFKQVDERGV